In one Thermosipho ferrireducens genomic region, the following are encoded:
- the rpsH gene encoding 30S ribosomal protein S8, producing MWSDPIADMLTRIRNANVAFKEQIDIPASNLKKEIAEILKREGFIKGYTYIEDGKQGILRIQMKYKGTRRNRERIIHGIVRVSKPGRRIYVGKDKLPKVKNGLGIAIITTSKGVVTDKEARQLGVGGEVIAYIW from the coding sequence ATGTGGAGCGATCCAATAGCTGACATGCTCACTCGAATAAGAAATGCAAACGTTGCGTTCAAAGAACAAATAGACATACCAGCATCTAATTTGAAGAAAGAAATAGCTGAGATTTTGAAAAGAGAAGGTTTTATAAAGGGTTATACATATATAGAAGATGGAAAGCAAGGTATATTAAGGATACAGATGAAATATAAAGGTACAAGAAGAAATAGAGAGCGAATTATTCATGGTATTGTACGTGTTTCTAAACCTGGAAGAAGAATATATGTTGGAAAAGATAAACTTCCAAAGGTAAAGAATGGTCTTGGAATAGCTATTATTACAACTTCCAAAGGTGTTGTAACAGACAAAGAAGCGAGACAACTTGGCGTTGGTGGAGAAGTAATAGCCTATATCTGGTAA
- the rplF gene encoding 50S ribosomal protein L6, which translates to MSRIANKPITIPNGVEVKIEGNVITVKGPKGELSLEFLPYVTVEIGENEMNVKPNVAAMKRRSDLKKMKMFTGTYWRLINNMVIGVTQGFKKELEIVGIGYRAQLQGNKLVMNLGYAHPVEMDIPKDVKVEVPSPNKIIVSGIDKQRVGQVAANIRNWRKPNIYSGKGIRYVGEVVRMKEGKKA; encoded by the coding sequence ATGTCTCGAATTGCAAATAAACCTATTACAATCCCAAACGGGGTTGAAGTAAAAATCGAGGGAAATGTAATTACTGTAAAGGGACCAAAAGGAGAGTTATCGCTTGAATTTTTACCTTATGTTACTGTTGAAATTGGTGAGAATGAAATGAATGTGAAGCCTAATGTAGCGGCGATGAAAAGACGTTCAGATTTGAAAAAAATGAAAATGTTTACGGGAACATATTGGAGACTTATAAACAATATGGTTATAGGCGTAACTCAGGGCTTCAAAAAAGAGCTTGAGATAGTAGGGATCGGTTATAGAGCACAATTACAGGGAAATAAACTTGTTATGAATCTTGGTTATGCGCACCCTGTAGAAATGGATATACCAAAAGATGTAAAGGTAGAAGTACCAAGTCCTAATAAAATAATAGTAAGTGGAATAGATAAACAAAGGGTAGGCCAGGTGGCGGCAAATATTAGAAATTGGAGAAAACCAAATATCTACTCAGGAAAAGGTATCAGATATGTTGGAGAGGTTGTAAGGATGAAAGAAGGAAAGAAAGCATAA
- the rplR gene encoding 50S ribosomal protein L18, producing MIKKENRNWRRKKRHLSIRKKIYGTEERPRLCVYKSEKHIYAQIINDEKGHTLVAASTLDKELREQLQKTWNKEAAREVGKLIGKRALEKGIKKVVFDRGGYRYHGRVKELADGAREAGLEF from the coding sequence ATGATAAAAAAAGAAAACAGGAATTGGAGAAGGAAAAAGAGACATCTTAGTATCAGGAAAAAGATTTATGGAACAGAAGAAAGGCCAAGATTGTGTGTTTATAAAAGTGAAAAACACATATATGCTCAGATTATAAATGATGAAAAAGGACATACACTTGTAGCTGCTTCAACTCTTGATAAAGAATTACGCGAACAATTGCAGAAGACCTGGAATAAAGAAGCTGCAAGAGAAGTTGGAAAGCTAATAGGGAAGCGAGCCCTGGAAAAGGGAATAAAAAAGGTAGTATTTGACAGAGGCGGCTATCGTTACCATGGAAGAGTGAAGGAACTTGCAGATGGCGCCAGAGAAGCTGGCCTGGAATTTTGA
- a CDS encoding type Z 30S ribosomal protein S14 — protein sequence MARKGLVERWKKPKKYKTRVYTRCKICGRAHSVYREFGICRVCFRKMANEGKLPGVRKATW from the coding sequence ATGGCTAGAAAAGGTCTTGTGGAAAGGTGGAAAAAACCAAAGAAATATAAAACCCGTGTATACACAAGATGTAAGATTTGTGGAAGAGCGCATTCTGTGTACAGAGAATTTGGAATATGTAGAGTTTGTTTTAGAAAAATGGCCAATGAGGGAAAACTCCCGGGTGTTAGGAAGGCAACATGGTAA